The following are encoded together in the Zingiber officinale cultivar Zhangliang chromosome 8A, Zo_v1.1, whole genome shotgun sequence genome:
- the LOC122011972 gene encoding cytochrome b561 and DOMON domain-containing protein At5g47530-like has translation MELAILFLVVFSSSSLLQHATAQTCDAAITFSNDKLYTACNVLPYHSASLHWNYFASNGTVDIAYRASGSSASWVAWAINPNSAGMIGANAFLAFTNTTTGNVAVFATRFTSYSVQAADVRDEELAFTVYDKRAEYSNGYYTIYASLELPGNTTRQNTVWQASSDFSDGVPNGHPLSTANRQSMSTLDFLSGQTASGGGNSRLHRKNIHGVINAISWGILLPTGAIIARYVKVFQFADPAWFYLHVACQCSAYVVGLAGWILGLKLGSQSKGITYHKHRDIGIALFCLATVQVFALFLRPDKNHKYRWYWNIYHYAVGYAVIILSIVNVFEGFDILDPAKKWKNAYIAVIATLGGVALVLEAFTWAVVTRRRSSEKPHNGDNTTNGFYA, from the exons ATGGAGCTTGCCATCCTCTTCCTCGTCGtgttctcctcctcctccctgTTGCAGCACGCCACCGCCCAAACGTGTGACGCTGCGATTACCTTCTCCAACGACAAGTTATACACTGCCTGCAACGTCCTTCCCTACCACAGCGCCTCCCTCCACTGGAACTACTTCGCCTCCAATGGTACCGTCGACATCGCCTACCGCGCATCGGGGTCTTCCGCCAGCTGGGTCGCCTGGGCCATCAACCCCAACAGCGCCGGCATGATCGGGGCCAACGCTTTCCTCGCCTTCACCAACACCACCACCGGCAACGTCGCTGTCTTCGCCACCCGCTTCACTAGCTACAGCGTCCAGGCCGCCGATGTCCGGGACGAGGAATTGGCCTTCACGGTGTACGACAAGCGGGCGGAGTACTCCAACGGCTACTACACCATCTACGCCTCCCTGGAGCTGCCGGGAAACACCACGAGGCAGAACACAGTGTGGCAGGCTTCATCGGATTTTAGCGACGGAGTTCCCAACGGTCACCCTCTCAGCACAGCCAACAGACAGTCGATGTCTACGCTGGACTTCCTCTCCGGCCAGACCGCTTCCGGCGGAGGCAATTCGAGGCTGCATCGCAAGAAC ATTCATGGAGTCATAAACGCCATCAGCTGGGGAATTCTACTCCCGACTGGAGCCATCATCGCAAGGTACGTGAAGGTGTTCCAGTTCGCCGACCCGGCGTGGTTCTACCTCCACGTCGCTTGCCAGTGCTCGGCCTACGTGGTAGGCCTCGCCGGTTGGATTCTCGGCCTCAAGCTCGGCAGCCAGTCGAAGGGAATCACCTACCACAAGCACAGGGACATCGGCATCGCCCTCTTCTGCCTCGCCACCGTGCAGGTGTTTGCTCTGTTTTTGAGGCCCGACAAGAATCACAAGTACAGATGGTACTGGAACATCTACCACTACGCGGTCGGATACGCCGTCATAATCCTCAGCATCGTCAACGTCTTCGAGGGCTTCGACATCTTGGACCCTGCCAAGAAGTGGAAGAACGCTTACATCGCCGTCATCGCTACGCTGGGCGGCGTTGCGCTTGTTCTGGAGGCCTTCACTTGGGCCGTCGTTACCAGGAGGAGGAGCTCCGAGAAGCCTCATAATGGCGACAATACCACAAACGGGTTTTATGCTTGA